CAAGCTCATCCGCTCCATGCCCGTGCAGACGCTGCGAGGGGGTGGCAAGGGCCAGGCGGCGCTGGGCACCGCCTATGTCCAGTCGGACGACGGGCGCTCGGCGGTGGCCGTGGCGGTGAAGCTCGCGGACGGAGAGCGCGCACCCTTCGCGGTGGCGGAGCTGGTGCTTCATCCGTTGGAGTCCGTCCTGCGCCGCCGCCTGGGGGAAGGGCAGGGGCGCATCGACCTGGTGGATGAAGAACGGCGCGTGCTCGCCAGCACGGAGTCTGAGCGCAAGGGCCAGGTGCTGGCGCCCGAGCTGAGCGCGCACCTGCTGGGGCCGGCCGTGCCGCTGGCGGAGGCGGTGCGCAGCTTCCGGCTGGAGTCCCCCGCCCGCCGCATCAGCGTGGCGCGCGTGCCACACGGCATGCGCTTCGACGTGCTGGTGACGGTGGACGAGGACGCCGCGCTGGCGCCCGTCCACGCGATGCGGCGCACCGTGCTGATGTCGATTGGCGGCACCTTCCTGGTGCTGCTGGGCCTGGGCGCGCTCTTCACCCGCCGCCTCAACGTGCGCCTCACCGAGGTGATGCGCGGCGCGGAGGCGTACAGCCGGGGCGAGCTGGACAAGCGGGTGACGGTGACGGGGCAGGACGAGCTGAGCGAGCTGGCCACCACCTTCAACCGCATGGGCGAGGAGCTGGAGGCGGCGCGCGGCCGGCTGCTGCGTTGGAACGACGACTTGCGCGTCCGCGTGGACGAGGCCACCGCGGAGTTGAAGGCGGCCCAGGCGCAGTTGGTGGAGGCGCAGAAGCTGGCCGCGGTGGGACAGCTCGGCGCGGGCGTGGCGCACGAAATCAACAACCCGCTGGCCGGCATCCTGGGCAACGTGCAGTTGCTGATGCTGGACCGGGGCTCCTCGGACCCCGACGTGGAGACGCTGCGCAAGATTGAGCAGAGCGCCAAGCGCTGCAAGGAGATCACCCAGAACCTGCTGCGCTTCTCCCAGCAGCGCGAGCGCGCGGAGCTGCGCTCCGTGGACCTCAACGCCGTGGTGCGCGACGCGCTCAGCCTCACCGAGCATCAACTGCGGAGCGACGGCATCGTGCTGACCAGCGTGTTGAGCGACGGCATGGCGCGCGTGCGAGCGGACCCGGGACACCTGTCCCAGGTGGTGTTGGCGCTGGTGTCCAACGCGCGCACCGCGATGCTGAAGTCGCCCCAGAAGCGGCTCACGCTGCGCACGGGCGAGGCCGACGGCATTGGTTACGTGGAGGTGGAGGACACAGGAAAGGGCATCGCCGCCCACATCCGACCTCGCATCTTCGAGCCCTTCTTCACCACCAAGGACGTGTGGTCCAACGTGGGGTTGGGCCTCAGCGTGGCCTGGCGCATGGTGACGGAGGCGAACGGTAGCATCGAGGTCCGCTCGGAGGTCGAGCAGGGCAGTTGCTTTACCGTGAAGCTGCCGAAGGCGTGATAGCTAGCGAGACGTCCATGGCTGATTCCCGTCCATCGCGCCGTCAGGCGCCGTTCCTCATCGGCCTCGTGCTGATTCTCGCGGCGCTGCCGGTGGGGTGGTTCGTCTTCTTGCGTCAGCCGCCTCCGCCACCGCCGCCTCCCGTCGCGCCGCCTGTCGCCGCGGCGCCCGTGGCGCCGCGTCAGTTGCAACT
This genomic window from Myxococcus hansupus contains:
- a CDS encoding sensor histidine kinase, with amino-acid sequence MRLYQQLVLFMLAATVLPLAAVGFLLLSRAEATLAARIDAEQRAQASSAAEAVGASMMEVVEALARSAELLDWQAASEDETQGALRLLYGQSPALSVVLKLDAEGRPLGTPVFRAQAADGHPAFSPDSLDKLIRSMPVQTLRGGGKGQAALGTAYVQSDDGRSAVAVAVKLADGERAPFAVAELVLHPLESVLRRRLGEGQGRIDLVDEERRVLASTESERKGQVLAPELSAHLLGPAVPLAEAVRSFRLESPARRISVARVPHGMRFDVLVTVDEDAALAPVHAMRRTVLMSIGGTFLVLLGLGALFTRRLNVRLTEVMRGAEAYSRGELDKRVTVTGQDELSELATTFNRMGEELEAARGRLLRWNDDLRVRVDEATAELKAAQAQLVEAQKLAAVGQLGAGVAHEINNPLAGILGNVQLLMLDRGSSDPDVETLRKIEQSAKRCKEITQNLLRFSQQRERAELRSVDLNAVVRDALSLTEHQLRSDGIVLTSVLSDGMARVRADPGHLSQVVLALVSNARTAMLKSPQKRLTLRTGEADGIGYVEVEDTGKGIAAHIRPRIFEPFFTTKDVWSNVGLGLSVAWRMVTEANGSIEVRSEVEQGSCFTVKLPKA